The nucleotide sequence CTAATTGGGTTAACACTTCAGGAACATGACAGTCAATCACCCCAACCATATCCATGCCCTTTTGTTGTTCTGCATCATATAAAATATTTTCAATGGTCAGTGCTTTCGAGCCTGTGATTTTTACAGGCTTACCTGATTTCGTACGGCCGATATGAATATGTAGATCTGCGAAGAATTCTTTCAATTATAATCCCTTCAATACTTGTTTTAATTGCATATATTGCACAGCATACGCTGTTTTTGCATCATAAATTTGTTTTTCACGGATTAATTGAAACGCCTCATCAATGGTAACTTCGACCACTTCGACAAATTCGTCTTCATCTGTACCGGCGCTTTCCTCTAGTTTCTCAAGTTGGTCTGTAAAATATAAATGAACGAGTTCATCTGCGAAGCCAGGTGATGTATAAAAGGATGTAATGTATTGAAGGGCACAGCATTTATAGCCTGTTTCCTCCTCCAATTCACGCTCTGCTGTTTGAATAGGTGCCTCGTCTTTTTCTAATTTACCTGCTGGGATTTCGACAATCGTTTTTTCTAACGCTTTTCGATATTGACGAACCATTACTATTTTATCTTCTGGTGTCACAGCAATAATCGCTACAGCACCAGGATGCTTAATAATTTCTCGCTTGCTCGTTTTTCCGTTTGGAAGTTCTACGTCATCGACTTGGAGGTTGATGATGCGACCCTCGAAGATTTTTTCTGATGATAGCGTCTTTTCTGTAAAATCCTTCATCCTCGTTCATCTCCTTGTTCTATTCTTTCAAATGTGTACATAAATTCTACCATATTCAACCAAAACTAGGTATAGATTGTGTTCTAAATTTACGCGAAGGAGTTTTAAATATGAAAATTTATGTAAAACCAAATGGTATCACAATGGTAGGGAAAGCTTGGGAGATTCGTTCAAAGCTTCGACAATACTGTAACACGTACGAAACGGTTGAACAATGGACCAAAAGCGTGCACGAAGAACGTCCTACAAAGCAATAGGGTGAAATTTTTGTGAAGCTTCCTCTTTCACGTTACAATAATTGCGCAAAGGGTATGGTACATATGTACAAGTCATCGTTTTAAAAGGAGGAAGCCGCATGAACAAACGTCAACTAGGAAAGTCTGACCTATATGTCAGTGAAATCGGCTTAGGGTGTATGTCGCTTGGCCGTGAAGAAAAACATGCAACATCGATTATTGATGCTGCTTTAGACAAAGGGATCAACTATTTAGATACAGCTGATGTGTACAATTTCGGACTTAACGAAGAATTTGTCGGAAAAGCGATTCAACATAAACGGGATGAGCTAATACTTGCCACAAAAGTCGGTAATCATTGGGAGAATGGCAAGGAAGGTTGGTTTTGGGACCCTTCTAAGTCGTACATAAAACAGCAAGTAAAAGAAAGCTTACGTCGTTTGCGCACCGACTATATTGATCTTTATCAATTGCATGGCGGAACAATTGAAGACCCGATTGACGAAACAATCGAAGCATTTGAAGAGTTAAAGCAAGAAGGTTACATTCGCTACTACGGCATTTCGTCAATCCGGCCAAATGTTATACGTGAATATGTGAAACGCGCGAACATTATAACGGTTATGATGCAGTACAGCATTTTAGATCGACGCCCTGAAGAAAATGTTCTTGATCTTGTAAATGACAATAACATAAGTGTTATTGCACGAGGACCGCTAGCCAAAGGCTTGTTGACCGAACAAATCGAGCAAAAGGCTAGTGAAAAAGTAAAAGAAAATGGTTATATGGGATACAGTTACGAAGAGCTTTTAACATTAAATCAGCAGCTTCAAAACTTGACATCGGACAAGCGTTCATTGAACGAGACAGCACTGCTGTATCCATTACACCACCCTGCAGTAGGAGCAGTTATTCCTGGTGCAAGCAGTATCGAGCAGCTTCAAGCGAATGTAAAAGCAACAAAAGCAGAAGCATTTACAGAAGCGGAATATAAAGAAATTCAACTTATGTCTAAAGCCAATCAATATGAACAGCATCGATAAAAGACAAAACGGCTAGGGAAATTCCCTAGCCTTTTTTATTTGTGTACACAAAGACAGTGTTTGTTGTACCGTTCCATTGTATTGTTGCTCCTAAATGTTTTTCAAATAGGCGAACAGGAACAGACGTCATTCCATCAATTAACTCAATTGGCGCTTTTAAATCAATATAACGATTATTAACACTTACTTGTCCATTATCTAGGTGGACAACAACTTTGGCATCTTCTTGCTTTAAGATAATTGATTTTTTCTCTGGTATATACGAAAGAGATGTTCCGGTTTCTTCTGCAAGTGCACGAACTGGAACATACACCGTCTGATCAAATTTATAAGCCATTTCCTTAAATGACTCTGCATCACCGTTTACATCGAGGTTGACTGGCTCCCTTTTTACATAGGTAATGGCCTGCGAACCCATTTGCACCCATGCTTGTTCAAAGTTAGCGCGATTTACCTTTCTGTTTCTCTGATGATATAACGGGTCATTCACATAAACATATTGATCATCATATCCAGTTACAAGCACTGAATGCTCACGATATGTTACTTTCACGGTGCCATCCTTTGTTTTCCAGTAATAAAATTGACTTTCAGGGAGCTTGCGGAACCGTGTGTTGGTAATAACCCACACTGGTGTCCCTCGATCAATTGCCGCGTAGACATCTGTGATGGCTCCCCCTGTTAAATCTTTGATTTGGTTCGGCAGGTACTGCTCTGCTAAATCAGCAATTGGGCCGTGGTACACCCCATATCCTGATTGGTTAAACGTATACATATTGCCTACAAATCCATTATAAGGGTTGCCTCGATATCCGTTTTGACGAAACGGCACTTTTTTTACTTCCTTGGCAAGCTGCATTTTATTTGCATACTCTACCCCTGCACTGCGAAGTAACATCGTAAGTGACGTCACTTCACAGCCACGTGGTAGTTCTGGCATTTGCCGAATATGGTCGACATTCATTGTGTTGGTTGCAGCTGAAACAGTTTGTGCATATGCAAAATAACAAACAAAAGTAGTAATCAACACGACTAACCTCAAATTGGTTCACCATCCTGAATCTTTGTTGGTTGCTTGCTTTTGCGCCATACTGTTCTATTGCTTTGTGAACTACTCCTTAAACACATTTCTGAAATTTCTAATAATTTTAATGAATTTGTAACATATGTGTAATGCAATACCTGCACTTTTTATTGTTTACGATGGCTGAACACAATTGAACCAGTAAAGCAATTACCAATGAATTCTTTCTGGCAGAAGGTGAAGAACTTCAATTTAAAGTATGATTGAACCTAACGAGGAAAAAACAGAAAAACCATACACCCCCTATGGGATGCATGGTTTCCTTACTTCTTAATACTAATTAACTTTAATTCGGTCATTTCCTCAATTGCATATTTAATGCCTTCACGGCCTGTGCCGCTCTTTTTCACGCCACCATATGGCATGTGGTCAACACGGAAGGTTGGAATATCATTAATCATCACACCGCCGACTTCAATTCTTTCTGCAGCTTCAAGTGCTTTTGAAATATCTCTCGTAAAAATCCCTGCTTGAAGACCGTAATCAGAGTTGTTTGTTTTTTCAACTGCTTCATCAATTGAGGAGACTTTATTAAGAACAACAACAGGACCAAAAATTTCTTCACAAATAACCTTCGTATCTTCTCCTGCATGCAGAAGAACCGTTGGCTGCAGCATATTTCCTTCTTTTTTACCGCCAGTTGCGAGCTCAGCGCCATTCTGAATGGCATCTTCAATCCATTCCAAAACTCGGTCTAATTCACCAGGGGCGATTAACGACGAGACGTCTGTTTTTTCATCTAATGGGTCACCGAGTACCAATCCCTTCGTCTTTTCCACAAACTTTTTCGCAAATTCATCGAAGATTTCTTCATGAACATATGTCCGCTGAACTGAAATACAAACTTGCCCTGCATTTGCAAAAGAGCCTGTTACGACTCGATCAATCATTCCATCAATATCTGCATCTTTGTCAACGATCACTGCCGAATTAGAACCAAGCTCTAATGTGACTTTTTTCAAGCCTGATTTATTCCGGATGCCAATTCCGACCTCTGGGCTTCCTGTAAACGTAATTTTCTTCACTCTTTCATCTGTTACAATTTGGTCACCAACTTTACTGCCACTACCTGTAATGACATTAAGAGCACCTTTTGGCAGGCCAGCTTTCTCAAACAACTCACCAATGAAATACGCACTAAGTGGTGTTTGCGATGCAGGCTTTAACACCACGGTGTTACCTGAGGCGATAGCTGGCCCAACTTTGTGAGCAACAAGGTTCATCGGAAAGTTAAATGGGGTAATCGCCGCTACAACGCCAACAGGCTGTCGTATTGTATAAGCAATACGCCCTTCTCCGCCTGGTGCTGCATCCATCGGAATGGACTCTCCATAGAGGCGACGAGCTTCTTCCGCTGCAAACTTATAGGTCATAATCGTACGTTCTACTTCGCCTTTTGCCGTTTTAAGCGGCTTAGCTGATTCAAGAGAAATTGTTTTTGCGCACTCTTCCTTGTTTTCCTTTAACAGAGCCACAAGATTTTCTAAGATTTCCGCCCGTTCATGTGCAGGCATTTTCGCCATTGTTTCGCGCGCCTCGTGTGCGGCTGCTACTGCTGAATGAATTTCATCTTCATTTGCATATGGAATTTCAGCAATTTTTTCTTCGGAGTAGGGAGACTTCAAATCACGATATTCTTGTGCTTCCACCCATTCTCCATTAATAAAAAGTTTCTTTCTCATGCGACACCATCCTTTGTCATTTAATCAGCTGCCAACTCTAGGGTTACTTCTTCTAAGATATCTAACCCTTCTTGAAGCTGTTCATCTGTAATAACAAGCGGGCTTAAGATGCGTAATACGTTTCCATACAAACCTGCACCCATAATGATTACTCCCCGCTGGTTTGCAGCTTGAATGATTTGCGCTGTCAATTCTTTATTCGGTTCTTTCGTCTTCTGATCCTTCACAAATTCAATTGCTGACATCGCCCCAACAGTCCGAACCTCTCCAATTGCACTTACCCGTTTTTTCAACTTATTAAAACGATCCGTTACTTGTTGACCGATCGAATTAGCTCTCGCTGGAAGGTTTTCCTCTTCCATTAACTTAATCACTTCTAGTGCAGCTACACATCCAAGCGGACTCCCGCCATAAGTGCCACCGATTTCACCGATATCAGGAGCATCCATTACTTCAGCACGCCCCGTCACCGCACTTATTGGCAATCCAGCGGCAATTGATTTTGACATTGTCATTAAGTCTGGCACAACATCGTAATGCTCCATCGCAAACATTTTCCCTGTTCGTCCGAAGCCTGTTTGTACTTCATCTGCAATAAATAAAATGCCGTTCTCCTCACAAATTCGTTTCACACCGTGCACAAATTGTTTTGATGGTCCGATAAAGCCGCCTTCCCCTTGGACAGGCTCCATAATAAATGCGGCAATATCCTCTGCAGGTACTTCTCGAAGGAAAAATTCTTTAAACTCATCCAAGATAGCCCGATCGACATCATCAGATGAATAACCTTCTGGCGCTCGATAATAATAAGGATATGGCATTTTATACGTATCAGTTGCAAATGGGCCGAAACCGTTTTTATAAGGCTTTACCTTACTTGTTAACGACATCGCCATGTACGTCCGCCCGTGAAAGCCGCGTTCAAATGAAATAATTCCGCGACGCTTTGTATATCGTCTTGCAATTTTTATGGCGTTTTCAACTGCTTCAGCTCCACTATTTAGAAAGAACGTTTTCTTTTCATGCTTACCTGGAGTAATTTGATTTAACTTCTCAGCTAACTGAACATACGGTTCATACATCATCACATGAAAACAAGGATGAATATAGTGATCAAGCTGCTCTTTCAAAGCTTCTACAACAGTTGGCGGACAATGCCCCACATTTAATGAACCAATTGCTCCTGCAAAGTCTAAAAATGTATTCCCGTCCACATCATGCAGCACTGCTCCTTCCCCACGCTCTACGAATGACGCAACTGTATTAAACGGGCCACGCGGGACATGTTGCTGACGTTTCTTTAGCAGCTCCAATGATTTTGGACCTGGAATTGCAGTATTAATTTGAATCGTTTTTGTTTTTGAGGTCATTTATGCCCTCTCCTTTCAAAATATTCAAACTTTTATTTTTGCACGCCGCACCAATTGATAATCGTAAGTGCAATAATCTCAGCTGCTTGAAATACTTTATCAAGCTCAATGTATTCGTTTGGAAAGTGAGCCATTTGCGTAACACCAGGCCCAAACACAATCGATGGTGTATTACCGACATTTGTAAGCAGCCCACCATCTGTTCCCCATGGAGATGCTTCAATAACAGGCTCCTCCTTATTAACACTACGATAAGAATCCGTTAGTATTTCCATTAGTTCATGCTCCGTTTCAATCGCGCCTGGCAGCCAGCGTGCTCCATACCATTCCAGCTTAACAGGTGTATTCTTAAACCATTCATCCACTTCACCAAGGCGCTGAATCCATTGTTCCATTTCTGCCTTTGCTTCATCGATTGTTTCTTCTGGGGCGATTCCCATACGTCCTTCAATCTTGACTAAGTCCGCAACCGATGATGGCCACTCTCCGCCTTCAATTCGACCAATATTAATTGGAATCGGGATCGGGATATTATCATAAAGAGGGTCTGTAATACGTTTATTGCGGATTTCTTCGAGTCTGCGAACATGTTCAGTCACGACAAGGCTCTTTTCAATTGCACTCACACCTTCGTAACGGGTACCGCCGTGAGCAGAACGCCCTTTCACCGTAAGTCGAAACCACATTGAGCCTTGTTGCTTCGGAAAAATTTTCATATTCGTCGGTTCAGGAATGAGTGCCGCATCAGCTGTATATCCTTTTAGCACTGCATCAAGCGTCCCTGTACCGCCGCTCTCTTCCTCAATTACACTGTGAAAGATTACATCCCCTTTTAACGGAATGCGAAGTGCCCGAATCGCTTCTATCGCTAGCAGTAAGGCAACATTTCCACCCTTCATATCAGTCGTTCCGCGTCCATACATTTTTCCGTCAATGATTTCGCCACTATAGGGGTTATGTTCCCACTGCTCCAAATCACCTGCTGGCACGACATCAATATGCCCATTCAAAACAATTGAACGACCTTCTCCGCTCCCTTTCATTACACCAACGACATTCGGACTTCCTGAAAAATCCGTTCGGTTTGATGCAAAATAAGGATGCTTTTGTAGCTTCTCTCCATCAGGTTCCCACGTGTCAATTTCTAATCCAAGCTGTTCAAGTTTTTTTAATACCAGCCGTTGCACTTCTTCTTCATTTCCTTGCACACTATCCGCCTGAACAAATGCCTGCAACAACTCAATTCCACTTTGACGATTAGCTTGGAGCCATTGCTGAATGTCTGATTTGACCACTTGCATCGAATCGCTCCTTTCTTGTTAGAATGTCATATTTTCATAGATAACGGCTATTCCCATTCCTCCTGCCATACAGGCTGTCACAAGTCCATATTTGGTTTTGCTGCGCATCATTTCATGAATTAATGAGACCGACAACTTAGCACCTGTGGCGCCAACAGGGTGGCCTAAGGCAATTGCACCTCCATTCACATTAACGATTTCTTCATTCAACTCTAATTCACGAATGACAGAAATCGCTTGAGCCGCAAACGCTTCGTTTAATTCAACAAGACCAATATCCGAAAGTTGAAGCCCTGCTTTTTGCAAAGCTTTTTGAACAGCAGGAACTGGGCCAATTCCCATCACTTCCGGTTCAACTCCTGCACTTGCGAACGCTTTTACCTTCACAAGAGGCTTTAACCCTTGGTTCTCTGCTCGTTCTCTAGACATCAATAAAAGGGCTGCAGCTCCGTCATTCATTGGACAAGCATTTCCTGCTGTTATTGTGCCACCCTTTTTAAATACTGGTTGAAGTTTTTGTAAGTCTTCATGCGAAACATTTTGTCGTACACTTTCATCTGTTTGAAAAACTTTTTCATCGCCTTTTGCCTTGTATTGCAAAGGAATAATTTCAGAATTAAATTTACCTGTGTTAATTGCTTGTAATGCCTTCTTATGGCTGTTATATGCAAAAGCATCTTGCTCTTCTCTAGATATCCCGTACTTCTCTGCTAATCGCTCTGCGGTCATTCCCATATGCTCTTCTGCAAGTGAACAAATTAGTCCATCAGAGAGAAGGGCATCTTCCATTTTCACATGACCGAACTTACCGCCCCAACGGTTTTTCACAAGGTATGGGACATTACTCATGCTTTCAACTCCGCCTGCAATAACGACTTCCTCCTGACCCGTTGCAATGGTCATTGCCGCAGCCGTAACCGCCTTCAAACTAGAACCACACGCTTTGATTACAATATGAGCTGGAGTACTTACAGGAAATCCTGCTAATTGAGAAGAAATCCGCGCAGAATTTAATCCACCACCATGGACATAGCCATGCCCAAAGATAACTTCATTGACATCTTCCTTACTTATAGTCGCTCGTTCCATAAGCCCTTCTAATGTTTGTCTGCCAAGTTCAACAGCTGATAAAGGCTTTAAGCTCTTTCCGAAAGCACCTACTGCACTTCTGACTCCCGCTGTTACTACCACTTCCTGCACACCAACATCCCCCTTACGACATTGTCTTCAGTTCTTCTTCAAATATTAAAGTTGCTTCTGTATGTTGCTGTATATCTTCTGGCGTATATGGTTCCATAACCTCTGTGACCACAATTCCTTGTTCACGTATTTCCATGACCGCCATATCGGTTATAATCATGTCTACACAATTAGCTGAAGTAAGTGGAAGGTTGCATGCTTTTAATATTTTTGGCTCACCGTATTTATTCACATGGCTCATGAGAACAATCACTTTTTTTGCTTTTTGAGCAAGCTCCATTGCTCCGCCTATTCCCGGTACACGCTTTCCTGGCACAATCCAGTTTGCCAAATCACCTGTTTCACTGACTTCAAGTGCGCCAAGAATCGTAATATCTAAGTGACCGCGACGAATCATCGCAAACGCTTCACTACTATCAAAATAGGAAGCACCGTTATTAATTGAAACAGGCCACCCTGCAGCATTACAGAGTGCAGGGTCTTCTGTTCCTTTCTTTGGTGCCTCTCCCATTCCAAGAATGCCGTTTTCTGCGTGAAACATGACCTTCATATCGTCTGGAAGAAAGTTCGATACGAGTGATGGAATTCCGATACCAAGATTAACGACCATCCCTTGCGTAATTTCTTCCGCAGCACGTCTTGCAATCGCATTGCGTACGTCTACTCCCATGCCCATTTCCAGTCCACCCCCTTGCTTTGAATCACCATATCAACATAAATGCCCGGCGTAACGATACACTCTGGGTCAAGCTCACCGAGTGGGACGATCTCTTCCACTTCTGCAATCGTAATAGTACCTGCCATCGCTACTAGTGGATTAGTGTTTCGAGCACTTTTATCAAAAACTAAATTCCCGTATGGGTCTGCCTTCTTGGCATAGACAATTGAAACATCTGCTGTTAATGGAGT is from Bacillus tianshenii and encodes:
- a CDS encoding aldo/keto reductase, translating into MNKRQLGKSDLYVSEIGLGCMSLGREEKHATSIIDAALDKGINYLDTADVYNFGLNEEFVGKAIQHKRDELILATKVGNHWENGKEGWFWDPSKSYIKQQVKESLRRLRTDYIDLYQLHGGTIEDPIDETIEAFEELKQEGYIRYYGISSIRPNVIREYVKRANIITVMMQYSILDRRPEENVLDLVNDNNISVIARGPLAKGLLTEQIEQKASEKVKENGYMGYSYEELLTLNQQLQNLTSDKRSLNETALLYPLHHPAVGAVIPGASSIEQLQANVKATKAEAFTEAEYKEIQLMSKANQYEQHR
- a CDS encoding thiolase family protein; translation: MQEVVVTAGVRSAVGAFGKSLKPLSAVELGRQTLEGLMERATISKEDVNEVIFGHGYVHGGGLNSARISSQLAGFPVSTPAHIVIKACGSSLKAVTAAAMTIATGQEEVVIAGGVESMSNVPYLVKNRWGGKFGHVKMEDALLSDGLICSLAEEHMGMTAERLAEKYGISREEQDAFAYNSHKKALQAINTGKFNSEIIPLQYKAKGDEKVFQTDESVRQNVSHEDLQKLQPVFKKGGTITAGNACPMNDGAAALLLMSRERAENQGLKPLVKVKAFASAGVEPEVMGIGPVPAVQKALQKAGLQLSDIGLVELNEAFAAQAISVIRELELNEEIVNVNGGAIALGHPVGATGAKLSVSLIHEMMRSKTKYGLVTACMAGGMGIAVIYENMTF
- a CDS encoding 3-oxoacid CoA-transferase subunit B; the protein is MGMGVDVRNAIARRAAEEITQGMVVNLGIGIPSLVSNFLPDDMKVMFHAENGILGMGEAPKKGTEDPALCNAAGWPVSINNGASYFDSSEAFAMIRRGHLDITILGALEVSETGDLANWIVPGKRVPGIGGAMELAQKAKKVIVLMSHVNKYGEPKILKACNLPLTSANCVDMIITDMAVMEIREQGIVVTEVMEPYTPEDIQQHTEATLIFEEELKTMS
- a CDS encoding C39 family peptidase — translated: MRLVVLITTFVCYFAYAQTVSAATNTMNVDHIRQMPELPRGCEVTSLTMLLRSAGVEYANKMQLAKEVKKVPFRQNGYRGNPYNGFVGNMYTFNQSGYGVYHGPIADLAEQYLPNQIKDLTGGAITDVYAAIDRGTPVWVITNTRFRKLPESQFYYWKTKDGTVKVTYREHSVLVTGYDDQYVYVNDPLYHQRNRKVNRANFEQAWVQMGSQAITYVKREPVNLDVNGDAESFKEMAYKFDQTVYVPVRALAEETGTSLSYIPEKKSIILKQEDAKVVVHLDNGQVSVNNRYIDLKAPIELIDGMTSVPVRLFEKHLGATIQWNGTTNTVFVYTNKKG
- a CDS encoding NUDIX hydrolase; translated protein: MKDFTEKTLSSEKIFEGRIINLQVDDVELPNGKTSKREIIKHPGAVAIIAVTPEDKIVMVRQYRKALEKTIVEIPAGKLEKDEAPIQTAERELEEETGYKCCALQYITSFYTSPGFADELVHLYFTDQLEKLEESAGTDEDEFVEVVEVTIDEAFQLIREKQIYDAKTAYAVQYMQLKQVLKGL
- the gabT gene encoding 4-aminobutyrate--2-oxoglutarate transaminase, with product MTSKTKTIQINTAIPGPKSLELLKKRQQHVPRGPFNTVASFVERGEGAVLHDVDGNTFLDFAGAIGSLNVGHCPPTVVEALKEQLDHYIHPCFHVMMYEPYVQLAEKLNQITPGKHEKKTFFLNSGAEAVENAIKIARRYTKRRGIISFERGFHGRTYMAMSLTSKVKPYKNGFGPFATDTYKMPYPYYYRAPEGYSSDDVDRAILDEFKEFFLREVPAEDIAAFIMEPVQGEGGFIGPSKQFVHGVKRICEENGILFIADEVQTGFGRTGKMFAMEHYDVVPDLMTMSKSIAAGLPISAVTGRAEVMDAPDIGEIGGTYGGSPLGCVAALEVIKLMEEENLPARANSIGQQVTDRFNKLKKRVSAIGEVRTVGAMSAIEFVKDQKTKEPNKELTAQIIQAANQRGVIIMGAGLYGNVLRILSPLVITDEQLQEGLDILEEVTLELAAD
- a CDS encoding peptidase, whose product is MQVVKSDIQQWLQANRQSGIELLQAFVQADSVQGNEEEVQRLVLKKLEQLGLEIDTWEPDGEKLQKHPYFASNRTDFSGSPNVVGVMKGSGEGRSIVLNGHIDVVPAGDLEQWEHNPYSGEIIDGKMYGRGTTDMKGGNVALLLAIEAIRALRIPLKGDVIFHSVIEEESGGTGTLDAVLKGYTADAALIPEPTNMKIFPKQQGSMWFRLTVKGRSAHGGTRYEGVSAIEKSLVVTEHVRRLEEIRNKRITDPLYDNIPIPIPINIGRIEGGEWPSSVADLVKIEGRMGIAPEETIDEAKAEMEQWIQRLGEVDEWFKNTPVKLEWYGARWLPGAIETEHELMEILTDSYRSVNKEEPVIEASPWGTDGGLLTNVGNTPSIVFGPGVTQMAHFPNEYIELDKVFQAAEIIALTIINWCGVQK
- the mciZ gene encoding Z-ring formation inhibitor MciZ; this encodes MKIYVKPNGITMVGKAWEIRSKLRQYCNTYETVEQWTKSVHEERPTKQ
- a CDS encoding aldehyde dehydrogenase family protein, with the protein product MRKKLFINGEWVEAQEYRDLKSPYSEEKIAEIPYANEDEIHSAVAAAHEARETMAKMPAHERAEILENLVALLKENKEECAKTISLESAKPLKTAKGEVERTIMTYKFAAEEARRLYGESIPMDAAPGGEGRIAYTIRQPVGVVAAITPFNFPMNLVAHKVGPAIASGNTVVLKPASQTPLSAYFIGELFEKAGLPKGALNVITGSGSKVGDQIVTDERVKKITFTGSPEVGIGIRNKSGLKKVTLELGSNSAVIVDKDADIDGMIDRVVTGSFANAGQVCISVQRTYVHEEIFDEFAKKFVEKTKGLVLGDPLDEKTDVSSLIAPGELDRVLEWIEDAIQNGAELATGGKKEGNMLQPTVLLHAGEDTKVICEEIFGPVVVLNKVSSIDEAVEKTNNSDYGLQAGIFTRDISKALEAAERIEVGGVMINDIPTFRVDHMPYGGVKKSGTGREGIKYAIEEMTELKLISIKK